Proteins co-encoded in one Gossypium arboreum isolate Shixiya-1 chromosome 11, ASM2569848v2, whole genome shotgun sequence genomic window:
- the LOC108474021 gene encoding uncharacterized protein LOC108474021 isoform X2, translating to MAKHASAAVGWGHHHLQKRWLLALLLMLTVSMVIAFFIRAAFDSCDRNVSVDNVISSARDSVQVVDKRAPQIAAAKPSPLSFMKSKIVLLVSHELSLSGGPLLLMELAFLLRSVGAEVNWVTFMKPSETDEVIYSLEHKMLDRGVQVFSAFGKEAIDTALRADLVVLNTAVAGKWLDYVLKEDVHRVLPKVLWWIHEMRGHYFKLEYVKHLPSVAGAMIDSHVTAEYWKNRTQERLKIKMPETYVVHLGNSNELMQVAEDSVAKRVLREHVRESLGVRNDDLLFALINSVSRGKGQDLFLRSFYEALQLIKQKKMQVPPLHAVIVGSDMSAHMKLEMELRDYVMQKKIQDRVHFVNKTLTVAPYLAAVDVLVQNSQGRGECFGRITIEAMAFQLPVLTGNGCRGHNGNSSERHNRFIAPCWERRGDNSGETYSETSYACRAEAYNRKERVRKGERKISRTSHGRENW from the exons ATGGCCAAGCACGCCTCCGCCGCCGTTGGCTGGGGTCATCACCACTTGCAGAAGCGCTGGCTCTTGGCTCTTCTCCTCATGCTCACTGTTTCAATGGTTATTGCCTTCTTCATCAGAGCCGCCTTCGATTCGTGCGATCGGAATGTTTCTGTTGATAATGTTATCAGCTCAGCTCGGGATTCCGTCCAAGTCGTCGATAAGCGAGCCCCGCAGATCGCTGCTGCAAAGCCGAGTCCGCTCAGTTTCATGAAGTCCAAGATTGTTCTACTGGTGTCGCACGAGCTCTCGCTTTCTG GTGGACCATTGTTGTTGATGGAGCTAGCATTTCTATTAAGAAGTGTTGGTGCTGAAGTTAATTGGGTTACATTTATGAAACCATCTGAAACTGATGAAGTAATATATAGTTTAGAACATAAGATGTTGGACAGAGGAGTGCAG GTTTTCTCTGCGTTTGGAAAAGAAGCTATAGATACTGCTCTAAGAGCTGATTTGGTTGTTTTGAACACAGCGGTTGCTGGGAAATGGCTAGATTATGTTCTTAAGGAAGATGTTCATCGTGTTCTGCCTAAGGTGTTGTGGTGGATCCATGAAATGCGAGGCCATTACTTCAAATTAGAGTATGTAAAGCATCTTCCCTCTGTAGCTGGTGCAATGATTGATTCACACGTCACAGCGGAATATTGGAAGAATAGGACTCAAGAGCGGTTGAA GATTAAAATGCCTGAGACCTATGTTGTTCACCTTGGAAATAGCAATGAACTGATGCAAGTTGCAGAAGACAGTGTGGCTAAAAGGGTTTTGCGTGAACATGTTCGTGAATCGCTTGGAGTGCGCAATGACGATTTACTCTTTGCCTTAATAAATA GTGTTTCACGAGGAAAAGGGCAGGATCTCTTTCTACGCTCTTTCTATGAGGCCTTACAACTGATCAAGCAAAAGAAAATGCAGGTGCCACCATTGCATGCAGTAATTGTGGGAAGTGACATGAGTGCTCATATGAAACTTGAAATGGAATTACGAGATTATGTAATGCAGAAGAAAATTCAAGATCGTGTTCACTTTGTGAACAAAACTCTAACAGTAGCTCCATATTTAGCTGCAGTAGATGTTCTTGTTCAGAATTCTCAG GGACGGGGAGAATGCTTTGGACGGATAACAATCGAAGCAATGGCGTTTCAGTTGCCTGTGCTG ACAGGGAACGGCTGCCGGGGGCACAATGGAAATAGTAGTGAACGGCACAACAGGTTTATTGCACCCTGCTGGGAAAGAAGGGGTGACAACTCTGGTGAAACATATAGTGAAACTAGCTACGCATGTAGAGCGGAGGCTTACAATAGGAAAGAGAGGGTACGAAAGGGTGAAAGAAAGATTTCTAGAACATCACATGGCAGAGAGAATTGGTGA
- the LOC108474021 gene encoding uncharacterized protein LOC108474021 isoform X1, whose translation MAKHASAAVGWGHHHLQKRWLLALLLMLTVSMVIAFFIRAAFDSCDRNVSVDNVISSARDSVQVVDKRAPQIAAAKPSPLSFMKSKIVLLVSHELSLSGGPLLLMELAFLLRSVGAEVNWVTFMKPSETDEVIYSLEHKMLDRGVQVFSAFGKEAIDTALRADLVVLNTAVAGKWLDYVLKEDVHRVLPKVLWWIHEMRGHYFKLEYVKHLPSVAGAMIDSHVTAEYWKNRTQERLKIKMPETYVVHLGNSNELMQVAEDSVAKRVLREHVRESLGVRNDDLLFALINSVSRGKGQDLFLRSFYEALQLIKQKKMQVPPLHAVIVGSDMSAHMKLEMELRDYVMQKKIQDRVHFVNKTLTVAPYLAAVDVLVQNSQGRGECFGRITIEAMAFQLPVLGTAAGGTMEIVVNGTTGLLHPAGKEGVTTLVKHIVKLATHVERRLTIGKRGYERVKERFLEHHMAERIGEVLKEVLRKSKIKSSKHL comes from the exons ATGGCCAAGCACGCCTCCGCCGCCGTTGGCTGGGGTCATCACCACTTGCAGAAGCGCTGGCTCTTGGCTCTTCTCCTCATGCTCACTGTTTCAATGGTTATTGCCTTCTTCATCAGAGCCGCCTTCGATTCGTGCGATCGGAATGTTTCTGTTGATAATGTTATCAGCTCAGCTCGGGATTCCGTCCAAGTCGTCGATAAGCGAGCCCCGCAGATCGCTGCTGCAAAGCCGAGTCCGCTCAGTTTCATGAAGTCCAAGATTGTTCTACTGGTGTCGCACGAGCTCTCGCTTTCTG GTGGACCATTGTTGTTGATGGAGCTAGCATTTCTATTAAGAAGTGTTGGTGCTGAAGTTAATTGGGTTACATTTATGAAACCATCTGAAACTGATGAAGTAATATATAGTTTAGAACATAAGATGTTGGACAGAGGAGTGCAG GTTTTCTCTGCGTTTGGAAAAGAAGCTATAGATACTGCTCTAAGAGCTGATTTGGTTGTTTTGAACACAGCGGTTGCTGGGAAATGGCTAGATTATGTTCTTAAGGAAGATGTTCATCGTGTTCTGCCTAAGGTGTTGTGGTGGATCCATGAAATGCGAGGCCATTACTTCAAATTAGAGTATGTAAAGCATCTTCCCTCTGTAGCTGGTGCAATGATTGATTCACACGTCACAGCGGAATATTGGAAGAATAGGACTCAAGAGCGGTTGAA GATTAAAATGCCTGAGACCTATGTTGTTCACCTTGGAAATAGCAATGAACTGATGCAAGTTGCAGAAGACAGTGTGGCTAAAAGGGTTTTGCGTGAACATGTTCGTGAATCGCTTGGAGTGCGCAATGACGATTTACTCTTTGCCTTAATAAATA GTGTTTCACGAGGAAAAGGGCAGGATCTCTTTCTACGCTCTTTCTATGAGGCCTTACAACTGATCAAGCAAAAGAAAATGCAGGTGCCACCATTGCATGCAGTAATTGTGGGAAGTGACATGAGTGCTCATATGAAACTTGAAATGGAATTACGAGATTATGTAATGCAGAAGAAAATTCAAGATCGTGTTCACTTTGTGAACAAAACTCTAACAGTAGCTCCATATTTAGCTGCAGTAGATGTTCTTGTTCAGAATTCTCAG GGACGGGGAGAATGCTTTGGACGGATAACAATCGAAGCAATGGCGTTTCAGTTGCCTGTGCTG GGAACGGCTGCCGGGGGCACAATGGAAATAGTAGTGAACGGCACAACAGGTTTATTGCACCCTGCTGGGAAAGAAGGGGTGACAACTCTGGTGAAACATATAGTGAAACTAGCTACGCATGTAGAGCGGAGGCTTACAATAGGAAAGAGAGGGTACGAAAGGGTGAAAGAAAGATTTCTAGAACATCACATGGCAGAGAGAATTGGTGAAGTACTTAAAGAAGTGTTGAGGAAGTCTAAAATCAAATCAAGTAAACACCTTTGA